GTAAAAAATTAGCTTTTAAGTAACTTACTGTATCATATAAAGTTTCTTGGGGATCCCGCGAAACAAAACCAAGCTCACGTTCTGCTTTGCTTGAGTCTAGATACCAAAAATAATCTGCCATTTCCACAGAAACTACTTCAATAGGTGGGACTTTTCCCCAATGTCTATAAAATGAGTCGGTTATTTTAGCTCCCCAAATAGATGCTTTAGAGGGAATACTTAATTTTGGCCCAGATATTTTGGTTATTCTTTCAAGCTTTCCAAAAAACTTTTCAAATGTCCAATTTGGGCCACCTAGTAAGTATCTTTCCCCGTTTCGACCGCGTTTCATTGCATTAGCAAAAGCAATTGCTGTGTCTCGAACATCAACAAAATTTATTCCACCTTTAGGAATTACAGGAATATCCCGCGACATAAATTTCAAAATGTCATTAGTTGAGCTAAGGCGGTCATCTCCAGGCCCAAGCAGTAAACTAGGGTTAAGTATCACTAGTTCAACCTTACCCTTACACATATGGCGGGCAGTTTCTTCTTGATAGACTTTGCTACCGTAATAGGGCCAGCGGGAACAAATTTCTATTGGAGTAGGCCAGGTTTCGTCTGGAATTTCTTCACCTGTTTTAGTAATGGCAATTGTTCCACTAGTTGAAGCCATCACAATACGACGGACATTAGCTTTTTTGGCTGCCTCGCATAATATTCTAGTTCCATCAATATGAACTTCATGCATTTGTCTTTTATCATCTAGGTTTCGGGAAACTTTACCTGCTAAATGGTAAATTTCCGTCACTCCTTCAACTGCTTCTGTTACAGTTTTAGAATCAGTGATTGAGCCTGTAATAATTTCTAAGTTATTTGATAAAAAATCTGGTATAGTTGAGCTAGCTAATATACGTAAATTTTCTTGGCCTTTCTCTAAAAGGTGATTTATCAAATGTTTACCTAGAAAACCTGTTGCTCCAGTAATTAAAGTTTTTGACATGATGACTCCAAATTGCTTTTGATAACTTGCAAAAATATCACAACAAAAGCTTAAATGTGGAGTTAACACCGCTAACCACGTATTAATCATTAATTTTAAGGCTAAATTTTATGGATAACTTAGTAGAAAAACTAGACCCAATATTTGTAGTAGATTTATTTCCAAAACTTAATGGTAAATTAATAAATTTATTAAAAAGTCTTGAGCCTCAAGAATGGCAAAATCCTACAATTTGCCCACTTTGGACTGTTAAAGATATTGTTTCTCATTTGCTAGATACTAACTTAAGGAAAATTTCTATTTATAGAGATAATTATTTTTGCGAAAGTGGGCAAAATATAAATTCCTACCAAGATTTAGTTGCTTACTTAAATCAACTAAATGCTGATTGGGTAAAAGCGACTAGTAGAATTAGCCCTAAAATTTTAATTGACCTGCTAGATCAAGCAACTAAAGAAGTTTATCTAGTCCTAAAAGCCTTAGATCCTTTTCAACCTTCTATTTTTTCAGTTGCCTGGGCAGGTGAAGAAACGTCTGATAACTGGTTTGATATTGCTAGAGAATATACAGAACACTGGCACCATCAACAGCAAATTCGCCTAGCTACTAATCGAGTTGAGCAAGATAGAATTGACACTAGAGAGCTTTATTTTCCTGTCCTAGATGCTTTTATGCGAGCATTACCATACACTTACAGAAATACTAATACAGAAGAAAATACTTTACTTAAATTTAATATTACTGGTAAATCTGGAGGCAGTTGGTTTTTACTACGACAAAACAATAATTGGCAATTAGTTAAAAAGTTAAGTTTAGCTATTACTACAGAAGTTAATATTGACCAAAATATTGCTTGGAGACTTTTTACCAAAGGAATAGACAGGCAATTAGCTCTAAAAGATATTAGTATTATTGGGGATACAGAGCTTGCTCAACCTGTTATAAATATGCTTTCTGTGATGGCTTAAAATAAAGTAAATCAAAGATTTCTTCTTTTTAAAGAAAGGAATATAATTTAATAGTAACTCCTCTAAATACAATATGTTATTAAAACGGTAGTAAAAAGGGGGACTATTATGCTACAGACAAAATTAATTCCTTTTTTAAGTATGTTGCTAGTACAAATACTAATTTTATTTTTACTAGTTCAACCTATCAAAGCAACGTCAGCAGTAATGCTTACAGATGAAGACTTAATTGTTAGCTCAAGAGCAATAATTTATGGAAAAGTTATTTCTATAGAAAGCCAATATGATGAAAATCAGGAAAATATTTCTACCTATATCAAAATAAAGGTCAAACAAGTTTTTAAGGGAAAGTTGTTTGAAAAAGAAATAGTTATTCGTCAAATGGGCGGCACAGTAGGTGATATAACACAAAAAGTTATTGGCACCCCAGAGTTTAAGCTTAACGAAGAGGTGTTACTTTACCTAAATACGGCTGATGATGGAGCCTTAAGAGTTGCTCATGTTTTTATGGGCAAGTTTTCAGTAATTAAGGATAAAGATAAAACTTATGTTCTGCGTCAAGTAGGC
The sequence above is drawn from the Blastocatellia bacterium genome and encodes:
- a CDS encoding NAD-dependent epimerase/dehydratase family protein — its product is MSKTLITGATGFLGKHLINHLLEKGQENLRILASSTIPDFLSNNLEIITGSITDSKTVTEAVEGVTEIYHLAGKVSRNLDDKRQMHEVHIDGTRILCEAAKKANVRRIVMASTSGTIAITKTGEEIPDETWPTPIEICSRWPYYGSKVYQEETARHMCKGKVELVILNPSLLLGPGDDRLSSTNDILKFMSRDIPVIPKGGINFVDVRDTAIAFANAMKRGRNGERYLLGGPNWTFEKFFGKLERITKISGPKLSIPSKASIWGAKITDSFYRHWGKVPPIEVVSVEMADYFWYLDSSKAERELGFVSRDPQETLYDTVSYLKANFLPAEDFTN
- a CDS encoding maleylpyruvate isomerase N-terminal domain-containing protein; this translates as MDNLVEKLDPIFVVDLFPKLNGKLINLLKSLEPQEWQNPTICPLWTVKDIVSHLLDTNLRKISIYRDNYFCESGQNINSYQDLVAYLNQLNADWVKATSRISPKILIDLLDQATKEVYLVLKALDPFQPSIFSVAWAGEETSDNWFDIAREYTEHWHHQQQIRLATNRVEQDRIDTRELYFPVLDAFMRALPYTYRNTNTEENTLLKFNITGKSGGSWFLLRQNNNWQLVKKLSLAITTEVNIDQNIAWRLFTKGIDRQLALKDISIIGDTELAQPVINMLSVMA